A portion of the Lolium rigidum isolate FL_2022 chromosome 1, APGP_CSIRO_Lrig_0.1, whole genome shotgun sequence genome contains these proteins:
- the LOC124675888 gene encoding HMG-Y-related protein A-like, with the protein MATEEVAKPAPLPPYPEMILAAIEALNEKAGSNKSAISKHIEGKYGDMPPTHGSLLTAHLARMKESGELIFLKNNYFRADAPDAPPKRGRGRPPKDPNAPPKTPTTSPRPRGRPPKAKDPEAEAANPPKKPKTAPAPAPAADGSTPAKRGRGRPPKVRPAEPTAA; encoded by the exons ATGGCCACCGAGGAAGTCGCCAAGCCGGCCCCGCTCCCGCCGTATCCCGAG ATGATACTGGCGGCCATCGAGGCGCTGAACGAGAAGGCCGGGTCCAACAAGTCGGCCATCTCCAAGCACATCGAGGGCAAGTACGGCGACATGCCGCCGACGCACGGCTCGCTCCTCACGGCGCACCTGGCGCGCATGAAGGAGTCCGGCGAGCTCATCTTCCTCAAGAACAACTACTTCCGCGCCGACGCGCCAGATGCGCCGCCCAAGCGGGGCCGCGGCCGCCCGCCCAAGGACCCCAACGCGCCGCCCAAGACTCCCACCACCTCGCCGCGCCCCCGCGGCCGCCCGCCCAAGGCCAAGGACCCCGAAGCCGAAGCCGCCAACCCGCCCAAGAAGCCCAAGACCGCCCCTGCCCCTGCCCCTGCGGCCGACGGATCCACCCCCGCCAAGCGCGGCCGCGGCCGTCCCCCCAAGGTACGCCCCGCCGAGCCGACGGCGGCCTGA